The window GCAATGCATACGTAATTTTGATTAAGATTCGCGATACAGAAGTGAATAGTATGAAATGTATAGCTGCTCTTGATGAAGCATTAAAGCTGTATGATAAGGAAAAAAATCCACTTGACTGTTCCTATGCTGAGCTTTTAAAGTCAGTTTGTTTTTCAAATGCTGCTTCTTTAAAAGATCCAAATCAAAACTTGTCAAAAGCATATAAATCAATTATTAATTCCTTAAATTACTTTAAAGGTGATAAAAAATCCAAACAATATGTTGAAATACTAAAAAACAAGGGTGTTATTTTGCTAAATAATTTTTTCAATACAAATAAGATTGATGAGGTTAAATTGTCATTGACAGATTTTGAAGAGGCCTTAAAATATAACGATATAAATAAGTACCCTGACGATTATGCTCAAATACAATTCTATAAAGGAATTGCTCACCAGTTTTTAGCTGAAATGCAGTCACCAATGGAAAACTTTGAAAAAGCAACTAAATACTTTAATGAATCACTTAGTTTTTATACCATTGATCAATCTCCCTCAGGTTATGCTCATATTCAAAATCAATTAGGCCTTATTTTCTTACAATTGTCTTCTTATTTAGATTTTGATGAAAATATTGATAAAGCTTTTAAAGCCTTTGATGAATCTTCAAAAATTTATACTGTTGACCAATATCCAATGGCTTATGCCCAACTTCAGTCAGATTATGGAGTTACATACAACAGGGTTGCAGATTACAAAAATGATAAAGATTACTATGATAAATCATTAAAAGCTTTTGATAACTCCCTAAAAATATATAATGCTAAAAAGCACTCTGAGCAATACATAAAAATATTAATTGAGATGGGAAAAACGTATCATAGCAAAAGTGTCAGTTTTAAAGATAAGGATATAGCATTTAGTGCAGTAAAGTGCTATGAAGAAGCATTAGAACTTTGCCCTAAAGATAACAATCCTGTTTATTATGCATATTGCCGGGCAAATCTTTCATCAACACTAGTTCATCTTGCTGGCCTAAATGTTGATCCTCTCACTAATGCCAAAAAGGCCATTGATATATGCAAAGAATCATCAGAATTTTTTACATCCGATTCTTTTCCGGAGTATTATGCTTCTCTTAAAATAAATTCCGGAAATGCTTATCAGATCCTAAGCGGCATTGAAAACCATGAAGAGAATCTCCTAAAAAGTATCAATGAATATAAAGAATGTTTAAATATTTTTACAATGGACATATTTCCAGACAACTTCGCATCTACCTATAAAAAGCTTGGTGATGCTTATTTATCATTATCGGGTATAAAAAACAACGAAGAAAATAAACGACTTGCATTAAATTGTTACAACGAATCATTAAAAGTTTATACAGATAAAACCAGCAAGAAATACATTGAAGTAATGGATAAAAAAAAGCTGGCAGAGCAATAAGGTTGTTTGAATACTTTAAGAGGTTAATGTTTTATCAAATGTCAACAAACCCTCTAAGATATGTTGACATTTGATATTTTTTTATAAATCCCAATGTTTATGTTCTATTCTGCCAGCTGTAATAACTTTTATATCTTATATCTATACTATTGTTGTATTGGAAACTTGGGTATAAAGCCCCTGGAATATTTATTAATAAAACCTGCATCC is drawn from Pseudobacteroides sp. and contains these coding sequences:
- a CDS encoding copper amine oxidase N-terminal domain-containing protein translates to MKKTHTNVFAVFIFFTFFTLFLGIQVQAASEEYKVRINESTVQFTMSPIMEKGTLLIPIREVCEIFGYKVNWNASAKSVTCTKNDKSIFVKINDKNAKVNNKNITLTLPVSIIKGRIYAPSMLVSEALDLKISVLKKDRTVCFTSKNSSSVSVSGENNFLSAGSNLIVSLIEKNDKPNSNKAIESADRLLKNKNYLGAIQSYEKILKSISSVKNPKEYAHVMNNMGFSYVELACLINKEENSLKAISIFEEVLNKIKDKRFSLERANAYTGIGNAYVILIKIRDTEVNSMKCIAALDEALKLYDKEKNPLDCSYAELLKSVCFSNAASLKDPNQNLSKAYKSIINSLNYFKGDKKSKQYVEILKNKGVILLNNFFNTNKIDEVKLSLTDFEEALKYNDINKYPDDYAQIQFYKGIAHQFLAEMQSPMENFEKATKYFNESLSFYTIDQSPSGYAHIQNQLGLIFLQLSSYLDFDENIDKAFKAFDESSKIYTVDQYPMAYAQLQSDYGVTYNRVADYKNDKDYYDKSLKAFDNSLKIYNAKKHSEQYIKILIEMGKTYHSKSVSFKDKDIAFSAVKCYEEALELCPKDNNPVYYAYCRANLSSTLVHLAGLNVDPLTNAKKAIDICKESSEFFTSDSFPEYYASLKINSGNAYQILSGIENHEENLLKSINEYKECLNIFTMDIFPDNFASTYKKLGDAYLSLSGIKNNEENKRLALNCYNESLKVYTDKTSKKYIEVMDKKKLAEQ